The following coding sequences lie in one Rutidosis leptorrhynchoides isolate AG116_Rl617_1_P2 chromosome 6, CSIRO_AGI_Rlap_v1, whole genome shotgun sequence genomic window:
- the LOC139854476 gene encoding uncharacterized protein has translation MIVDNATATDDAITDMFLTNFVLSRALFHCGEYCSFMSTVFYTKLNMPFPEPLSVEVGDGRTVPVTTYVSGATIDKKGSLFPMTCLVMLIPSFEIVLGMDWLSDHKASIKCHKKIKSLTKECDSFLAYVLDVKKEKKVMSDIPIVSEYPKVFLDDLPGLASIREVEYKIDLVSGATLVAKALYRLAPSKIREMISQIQELLDRGFILPIYSPWDALVLFMQKKDGTL, from the exons ATGATAGTAGACAATGCTACTGCTACTGACGATGCAATTACCGATATGTTCTTAACAAATTTTGTGCTGTCTCGTGCGTTATTTCACTGTGGAGAATATTGCTCATTTATGTCAACTGTTTTCTATACCAAGCTGAATATGCCATTTCCCGAACCTTTAAGTGTTGAAGTGGGTGATGGTAGGACGGTTCCAgttacaacatatgtgtctggggctaCTATTGATAAAAAGGGTAGCTTATTCCCTATGACTTGCCTAGTGATGCTTATACCTAGTTTTGAaatagtactaggaatggattggctaaGTGACCATAAGGCTAGTATTAAGTGCCATAAAAAGATC AAATCCTTGACCAAGGAATGTGATTCCTTCCTAGCCTATGTGCTCGATGTGAAGAAAGAAAAGAAGGTCATGTCTGATATCCCTATAGTGTCTGAGTATCCAAAAGTGTTTCTAGATGATCTGCCAGGGTTAGCATCGATCAGAGAAGTTGAGTATAAAATTGACCTAGTGTCAGGGGCTACGCTAGTTGCTAAAGCTCTTTATAGGTTAGCTCCCTCAAAGATACGTGAAATGATAtctcagattcaagaactattggaCCGCGGGTTTATTCTTCCGATTTATTCGCCATGGGATGCGCTAGTATTGTTCATGCAAAAGAAAGATGGGACGCTCTGA
- the LOC139854478 gene encoding uncharacterized mitochondrial protein AtMg00860-like — MNWNSPKNLTEIKSFLWLACYYRRFIKDFSKIAGSLTKLTRKDVCFQWSDEQENAFQTLKQLLCQALVLALPEGSDDFVVYCDASLSGLGYVLMKRYCVIAYASRQLKPNEIQHMI; from the coding sequence ATGAATTGGAATTCACCAAAGAATCTGACAGAGATCAAGAGTTTCCTATGGTTAGCCTGTTACTACCgacggtttatcaaagatttttcaaagATCGCGGGTTCTTTGACAaaattaaccagaaaagatgtgtGTTTTCAATGGAGTGATGAACAAGAAAATGCGTTCCAAACTCTGAAACAATTATTGTGTCAAGCTCTAGTGTTAGCCCTTCCTGAAGGATCAGATGATTTTGTGGTGTATTGTGATGCGTCGTTATCCGGTTTAGGTTATGTATTGATGAAAAGATATTGTGTAATTGCGTATGCTTCTCGACAATTGAAACCGAATGAAATCCAGCACATGATTTAG